In Crassostrea angulata isolate pt1a10 chromosome 4, ASM2561291v2, whole genome shotgun sequence, one genomic interval encodes:
- the LOC128182367 gene encoding testis-expressed protein 36-like isoform X1 translates to MARGRQFAPSPASDGTWFVHRGAESAHGERRTNTSTGVMLAAPFAPEAESRPAPPPQPFRSKTEINYRTANRFSEHDNRHAFQDHGVYFGNGKEERSLGRKITLPDLRLHHTEKSFLKHHSRNPVDADLNTNYRVAYLGQPAEKPPVHRRFPRKYRAPEPGSFKLQTSTTNWYQAPDVPFRTPTQVLAVSQEPFPKHNPWKYSNHGMRDIYPPYERNAKQLVDNQFNKYGAAFATASE, encoded by the exons ATGGCAAGAGGAAGACAGTTCGCCCCCTCCCCCGCCTCAGATGGTACATGG TTTGTCCATCGAGGCGCTGAGAGTGCGCATGGAGAGCGCAGGACCAACACCAGCACCGGTGTCATGCTCGCAGCACCTTTTGCACCGGAAGCGGAAAGTAGGCCAGCACCGCCTCCACAGCCCTTCCGGTCCAAAACGGAG aTTAACTACAGAACTGCCAATAGATTTTCAGAGCATGATAATCGCCATGCATTTCAAGACCACGGCGTGTATTTTGGCAAT GGTAAGGAGGAAAGAAGTCTGGGAAGAAAAATCACCTTACCAGATCTTCGTCTTCACCACACAGAAAAGTCTTTCTTAAAGCACCACTCCAGAAACCCCGTAGATGCCGATTTAAACACAAACTATAGGGTAGCCTACCTGGGCCAGCCCGCCGAAAAACCACCCGTTCATCGGCGCTTTCCCCGGAAGTACCGGGCCCCAGAACCCGGAAGTTTCAAATTACAAACCTCCACAACCAATTGGTACCAAGCCCCGGATGTTCCCTTCAGAACACCGACCCAAGTCCTGGCCGTGTCACAGGAACCGTTTCCGAAGCATAATCCGTGGAAATACTCCAATCATGGGATGAGAGACATATACCCGCCCTACGAGCGGAACGCCAAGCAACTAGTGGATAACCAGTTTAACAAATATGGCGCCGCTTTTGCGACAGCTAGTGAATGA
- the LOC128182367 gene encoding uncharacterized protein LOC128182367 isoform X2, translated as MAYFWNQRPCNRQSCNSASLPGIHEINYRTANRFSEHDNRHAFQDHGVYFGNGKEERSLGRKITLPDLRLHHTEKSFLKHHSRNPVDADLNTNYRVAYLGQPAEKPPVHRRFPRKYRAPEPGSFKLQTSTTNWYQAPDVPFRTPTQVLAVSQEPFPKHNPWKYSNHGMRDIYPPYERNAKQLVDNQFNKYGAAFATASE; from the exons ATGGCATATTTCTGGAATCAAAGACCCTGTAACAGACAAAGCTGTAACAGTGCTTCTTTGCCGGGAATTCATGAA aTTAACTACAGAACTGCCAATAGATTTTCAGAGCATGATAATCGCCATGCATTTCAAGACCACGGCGTGTATTTTGGCAAT GGTAAGGAGGAAAGAAGTCTGGGAAGAAAAATCACCTTACCAGATCTTCGTCTTCACCACACAGAAAAGTCTTTCTTAAAGCACCACTCCAGAAACCCCGTAGATGCCGATTTAAACACAAACTATAGGGTAGCCTACCTGGGCCAGCCCGCCGAAAAACCACCCGTTCATCGGCGCTTTCCCCGGAAGTACCGGGCCCCAGAACCCGGAAGTTTCAAATTACAAACCTCCACAACCAATTGGTACCAAGCCCCGGATGTTCCCTTCAGAACACCGACCCAAGTCCTGGCCGTGTCACAGGAACCGTTTCCGAAGCATAATCCGTGGAAATACTCCAATCATGGGATGAGAGACATATACCCGCCCTACGAGCGGAACGCCAAGCAACTAGTGGATAACCAGTTTAACAAATATGGCGCCGCTTTTGCGACAGCTAGTGAATGA